The DNA segment GAATGCAGAAAGCTACACTTGGGGAATAAGATGAATGGAGTGAAAATTGAGCGACTTCTTTAACGTTCTTGTTACTGATGACAAAACATTTATTCAACTCTTTAAAATTCTTAATCTTGGCTTCTTCTTGTGAATGACTATGAACTGAGGGTGCACAGTAAGGGGAGGCAATGTAAAAGGGTAGTAAGTTAGCTGGATGATGCCGGTCATCCATGACCCAAAAACACTTATTAGTGTGGCCAAAATGCCAATATTCCCCTACCAATGGAGAGAAATATGAAGGAGAAGAATCAAGTGTAAAAGCCTTTAATATTACTCTGTGGGTTATAATCAAAAGGACCCAAAGAGAAATGTTTGACAGACAGTGAGGCAAGGAAATCCTGAGGTGACTGTAtcctgaaatacacacacacacacacacacacacacacacacacacacacacacacacacacacacacacacacacacacacacacacacacacacacacacacacacacagagagagagagagatacacacaacagcaaggtCTGTTTTAGGTTTCTGGTGAAGGAAGGTTCTGTTAATGGACAGCAGCATCGCCACATAGTTGTCTTAGGCACAAGAAAAACAGGAACCAGGacaaaaacatgtatttaaatGCATATTGGTTAAATATAACAATCTGGGAAAGGCACAATCTAACAGGTCTGGGAATGCAATGAAATCTGTACATAGCATATATCTATTAACAAAAGATATTAATTATTTAACTCGAGCAATTTGTTTCCCTTTTTAAGCTATGTGATTAAGCAAGAGAAGTAGTGGCTAATTGTACTGGTACCTTAATATGGGAAGACAGACAGATTTGGTCACCATTAAAAGTACACAGAAATAATCAGGAAAAGCAGtcaaaagaaatagcaacataCCCAATGTCATGTCACCCATTAAAAAGCCTAGCTTGTTAAAGCCACAGATTGTATAATCAGTCATTAAAattgaaaaatagaaaaatgtgATCATGTTAGCAAGTAATGCAGATTAGCGCTTCATTAATACATCTGAGTGGTCTGAAGCCCCGAGTCAGCATATGAGGGCCTTCTTAGTCATATACCTTAAAACCAGTGTAAAATAGAAAAACTTTTTATGTGaagacaagtttttttttaattattttggctTACAAAAGGAAGGTGTGGTTAAGCCTTGTCAAAATCTATTTACAGGGTTGAATTTGACAGGACAGCTTCTGTTTGGCACTACCACAGATCGAAGACATCataaacaaaatcaaacaataattTTGTATATCGTGTACCTGGGTAAAGGTTTGATGGTAAAAGCTTCCTTTGGCTTCTTAGGCTCCCTTAGTTACAGGGAGGTCATGAAACATTTATTCTTGTAAGATTCCTGTATGATCATGATACATTGAGTTTTGTGTATTGAAGATACAGTATGCATATTCCAGCAGGCAAATGCCTGCTTGTCTGCTATTAAAATCATATTTAAAAGATAAATGAGGGTGACAGGAGTGTAGGATTTAAGACTCAGCAAGAATTACTGGAGGTAGGGCTCAAATGGCATCCCTCCTTAAGGCTGGTCTCTGCTGAAATTATATCAACCTATTAAGGCACAAGACGGCAACAGAGTGCATCATACAGAATATATACTGGCGCAGAACCATGTTGGAAGCCTCTTATTTTCCTTTGCCCCAACTGACACCTGTACTACGTTACACCCATTGGATTATTCACCCATtctccttgacggaaatttatCTATGAACATAACATTTCAATTAAAAAGTCCTTGCACAATGCTTATTGCAACATGAGCTGCTTTAGGTTATCGTGCAAGATGGTGTCCTTAACGTCGCGAAAGACCAGCCGAATGTTCTCTGTGTTGATGGCGGTCGTGAAGTGGTGGTAGAGAGGCTTCTGCTGCTGGTCCCGGCGTTTTTCTCTAAAGCACTCCACCAGGAACTTCTGCACGTCGGCCAAGTCGTGAGGCTCACCTGTGTAATCAGGGAAGTAGTCCTTGATCGAGACCGTCTTAACCTTCTCCTCCAGCAAGTCTGTCTTATTAAGGAAGAGGATGATGGAGACTTTGGCGAAAACGCGATTGTTGACGATGGTCTCGAAGATGTTGAGCGACTCCATGAGCCGGTTGGTCTGCCGGTCCTCCATCAGCACCTGGTCATACTCGCTGGACGATACGAGGAAGAGGATGGAGGTGACGCTGTCAAAGCACTCGAACCACCGCCGCCGCTCCGAGCGCTGCCCTCCCACGTCCACCATCTTGAAAGGCACGTTTTTGATCTCAAACTCGTACTCAAGGATGCCTTTGGTGGGCTTGCGTGCAAGCAGGATGTCAAGCTGAGTGGGCACATATTCCTGGCCGGGGGAACATTGAGAGACTGAATTTCAAAGAATGCTTCCCgatcaatccacacacacacacacacagttttaggCAACAGTTTAAGTAGGCCAAGTAAATAAAATACCTGCCCCCCAGGTAAATACCTGCCACCATATACTTCTCACCCCGTACAAACATGTAAAACTATGTAAAGAGAGCAAGGCTCAGCCAgtcaaacaggaaaatgtcacGGGTGAAGCATTTGCATATGATGACAACATCACCTGGATTTACATATTCAAGCATGACAATGGAACTTTTATGTCAGCCAACGCTCTGCTTCATGTATCTGTGCAATACTGTTACGTGTGGAAGTGGACAGCTGAACTGATTCATTACATGTAATTAAAATGTGACTTACAGGCTCGCCGATTTTATCCAAATTGtccaaaaaatatttcacagattCACCCTGTAAAGAGAGCGAGATAGATCCGTTAGTCCTTAAAGTACATCTGCATTTGCACTTAAACCATTGAGGCAGTAattcagttcagtcagtgtGCGTATTCATAGGGCAAGTTAGGCATGTGTGCCCCCCAAGTTTAACAGTTAAAGCATGAAACTCTCTATACATGGTGCGTCCATGAAAGAATTATGAGTTTCAACTGTTACAGAAATCAAGCTAAACTGTGTTGAATCAAACTACTGTTGACAAAGCAGGTGGCCAGGCCCACCACATAATACACAAAGATGTCTCAAACGTCCATAACTGGCTGCAGAGCTTGACCTATGGCACAGGTCACACTCAACAGCGAACCAAAAGTTCACTGAACTCTAGAAGTGTAAAGTTTAGGAGTGGGAGGGGCAGGACGTTTCCTTCATTCCACCAAAGAACTGGCTGAATCCTCTGTAAAAAGGTCTGGTTCATCAGCCAGTCGTGTCTGAACAAGCAAAGGCTCACATCTGCAAAGGGATCTCATTACACTAACAACCACAGTTTTTAACAAGTAACTGCGTGCCATGGATTT comes from the Alosa alosa isolate M-15738 ecotype Scorff River chromosome 22, AALO_Geno_1.1, whole genome shotgun sequence genome and includes:
- the gna13a gene encoding guanine nucleotide-binding protein subunit alpha-13a; its protein translation is MADFLPSRSSLVCFTNCLLNSNEAEQLRKSKEIDRCISREKTYVKRLVKILLLGAGESGKSTFLKQMRIIHGQDFDQQAREEFRATIYSNVIKGVRVLVDAREKLHIPWGDPDNQMHGETMMGFNTRSDMMIQGLVETKVFNHYLPSIRALWNDSGIQNAFDRRREFQLGESVKYFLDNLDKIGEPEYVPTQLDILLARKPTKGILEYEFEIKNVPFKMVDVGGQRSERRRWFECFDSVTSILFLVSSSEYDQVLMEDRQTNRLMESLNIFETIVNNRVFAKVSIILFLNKTDLLEEKVKTVSIKDYFPDYTGEPHDLADVQKFLVECFREKRRDQQQKPLYHHFTTAINTENIRLVFRDVKDTILHDNLKQLMLQ